One Nicotiana sylvestris chromosome 12, ASM39365v2, whole genome shotgun sequence genomic window carries:
- the LOC104226656 gene encoding pectin acetylesterase 8-like isoform X1: MAAVYVVLVSLLFIWTTTEANLIVYTTFLESAIAKGAVCLDGSAPAFNFHPGTGSGVYNWLIQLQGGGWCDSASDCQDRATNGYGTSKNISKIGYFMGVLSNDSQLNPDFYNWNRIKVRYCDGSSYTGDIEEVDPATNLHFRGARIFKAIMDELLYHKGMIYAENAILSGTSAGGLGAILHCDKFRLFFSLTARVKCISDAGFFINAKTITDEPHIKEYFKRVVALHGSAKNLPLSCTFLSLDPSLCFFPQYAAQHICTPLFIINSAYDSWQINNSLVPQEADPRHVWDFCKGNINNCSLSQIQTLQDFRLTFLEALNELGPSTSRGYFISSCHSHKGIEAQAYWSYNNSPTLANKTIAEAVGDWFFDRSGFQEVYCPYPCGKSCH; encoded by the exons ATGGCAGCCGTATATGTGGTGCTTG TTTCTTTACTGTTTATTTGGACGACAACTGAAGCGAACCTCATTGTCTATACAACGTTCCTAGAGAGTGCAATTGCAAAAGGAGCAG TATGCTTAGATGGAAGTGCTCCCGCATTCAACTTTCATCCAGGAACTGGCTCGGGGGTTTATAACTGGCTTATTCAACTTCAA GGCGGAGGGTGGTGTGACTCTGCTTCTGACTGCCAAGATCGTGCTACTAATGGGTATGGAACTTCGAAAAATATATCTAAGATTGGTTATTTTATGGGAGTTCTAAGCAACGATTCTCAACTTAACCCAG ACTTCTACAACTGGAATCGGATCAAGGTTAGATATTGTGATGGGTCATCATATACCGGAGATATTGAAGAAGTTGACCCC GCTACTAATCTTCACTTCAGAGGTGCAAGAATATTCAAAGCAATCATGGATGAATTATTATATCATAAAGGGATGATATATGCTGAAAAT GCGATTCTTAGTGGAACTTCAGCAGGAGGGTTGGGTGCAATCCTACATTGTGATAAATTCAGACTTTTTTTCTCCTTGACTGCTAGAGTCAAATGCATCTCTGATGCTGGTTTCTTTATTAATGC AAAAACTATAACTGATGAGCCCCACATTAAAGAGTATTTCAAGAGAGTTGTTGCTTTGCAT GGATCTGCCAAGAACCTACCACTCTCTTGCACATTCTTGAGCTTAGACCCAAGTTTG TGCTTCTTCCCTCAGTATGCAGCACAACATATTTGCACACCACTTTTCATCATCAATTCGGCCTATGATTCTTGGCAG ATAAACAACAGTTTGGTTCCTCAAGAAGCCGACCCTCGACATGTTTGGGATTTTTGCAAGGGAAATATAAATAATTGCTCATTAAGTCAAATCCAAACTCTCCAAG ATTTTAGGCTGACATTTTTGGAGGCATTAAACGAACTAGGACCAAGTACGTCAAGAGGATATTTCATTTCCTCTTGTCATTCCCACAAAGGCATTGAAGCACAAGCCTATTGGTCCTACAACAACTCTCCAACATTAGCTAACAAg ACAATTGCTGAAGCTGTTGGAGACTGGTTTTTTGATAGGAGTGGGTTTCAAGAGGTTTATTGCCCTTATCCTTGTGGCAAATCTTGCCATTAG
- the LOC104226656 gene encoding pectin acetylesterase 8-like isoform X2, with translation MAAVYVVLVSLLFIWTTTEANLIVYTTFLESAIAKGAVCLDGSAPAFNFHPGTGSGVYNWLIQLQGGGWCDSASDCQDRATNGYGTSKNISKIGYFMGVLSNDSQLNPDFYNWNRIKVRYCDGSSYTGDIEEVDPATNLHFRGARIFKAIMDELLYHKGMIYAENAILSGTSAGGLGAILHCDKFRLFFSLTARVKCISDAGFFINAKTITDEPHIKEYFKRVVALHGSAKNLPLSCTFLSLDPSLCFFPQYAAQHICTPLFIINSAYDSWQINNSLVPQEADPRHVWDFCKGNINNCSLSQIQTLQDFRLTFLEALNELGPSTSRGYFISSCHSHKGIEAQAYWSYNNSPTLANKTIAEAVGDWFFDRSGFQEILSPYMNDENVE, from the exons ATGGCAGCCGTATATGTGGTGCTTG TTTCTTTACTGTTTATTTGGACGACAACTGAAGCGAACCTCATTGTCTATACAACGTTCCTAGAGAGTGCAATTGCAAAAGGAGCAG TATGCTTAGATGGAAGTGCTCCCGCATTCAACTTTCATCCAGGAACTGGCTCGGGGGTTTATAACTGGCTTATTCAACTTCAA GGCGGAGGGTGGTGTGACTCTGCTTCTGACTGCCAAGATCGTGCTACTAATGGGTATGGAACTTCGAAAAATATATCTAAGATTGGTTATTTTATGGGAGTTCTAAGCAACGATTCTCAACTTAACCCAG ACTTCTACAACTGGAATCGGATCAAGGTTAGATATTGTGATGGGTCATCATATACCGGAGATATTGAAGAAGTTGACCCC GCTACTAATCTTCACTTCAGAGGTGCAAGAATATTCAAAGCAATCATGGATGAATTATTATATCATAAAGGGATGATATATGCTGAAAAT GCGATTCTTAGTGGAACTTCAGCAGGAGGGTTGGGTGCAATCCTACATTGTGATAAATTCAGACTTTTTTTCTCCTTGACTGCTAGAGTCAAATGCATCTCTGATGCTGGTTTCTTTATTAATGC AAAAACTATAACTGATGAGCCCCACATTAAAGAGTATTTCAAGAGAGTTGTTGCTTTGCAT GGATCTGCCAAGAACCTACCACTCTCTTGCACATTCTTGAGCTTAGACCCAAGTTTG TGCTTCTTCCCTCAGTATGCAGCACAACATATTTGCACACCACTTTTCATCATCAATTCGGCCTATGATTCTTGGCAG ATAAACAACAGTTTGGTTCCTCAAGAAGCCGACCCTCGACATGTTTGGGATTTTTGCAAGGGAAATATAAATAATTGCTCATTAAGTCAAATCCAAACTCTCCAAG ATTTTAGGCTGACATTTTTGGAGGCATTAAACGAACTAGGACCAAGTACGTCAAGAGGATATTTCATTTCCTCTTGTCATTCCCACAAAGGCATTGAAGCACAAGCCTATTGGTCCTACAACAACTCTCCAACATTAGCTAACAAg ACAATTGCTGAAGCTGTTGGAGACTGGTTTTTTGATAGGAGTGGGTTTCAAGAG ATTTTAAGCCCTTATATGAATGATGAAAACGTCGAATAA
- the LOC138882710 gene encoding uncharacterized protein — protein sequence MPNQVQGHGVQDATPPVATVVPIIALPTDVVTRLLNVLEALVPTHGRSSTPQATLQTQTPSQTQTFGNKEVSLQEFLKLKLLKFIGSDNSADSQCFLDMTLKALRAIGCSNERAVELAAYKLEDMANTCLVQKYVRDFKRLVQTPDMDVSTYNTKFLASQMKTLSYTDAVDLASKIENKGRDEHATSDLHKKAKIVGSFSGSFSKNRIAGNQGQQPQGSQTGTHLSSQSTYRPHYRRGNRGPSSSRNHNFGQIYATTPICQTCGRSHLVQCRVLIGECFRCGQLGNHLRDCPQPPRNFNQASIQSVAPTQTTRNTSGATCTGNRGRGARDRAIVNQGQGNADRGQERVYAFTRQDVHASNVVVSGILSVCSFDTFALIDPGSTHSYFSLRFSKQPELLNDHFLVSTPVGESLLAEYMYRACQIRVEGRDTLPDLIVPETFKVVSFIKAQRLLKKGFLGLLAIVNDTRKETISIENVPIVREFSDVLTEDFPGLPLDLLDNSFIRPSISPWGVPVLFVKKKDGSLRMCIDYRQLNKITICNKYPSPRIDDMFDQLQVAAHFSRIDLHSSYHQLRIKDEGISKTAFRTRYGHYEFLVMLFGLFNALAAFMDLINRVFKPFLDRFVIVFINDILIYSRSPREHGDHVRTVLQTLREYRLYAMFSMCEFWLDSVAILGHDISKDGIMVDPKKTEAVQK from the exons ATGCCAAATCAAGTGCAAGGGCATGGAGTTCAGGACGCTACACCACCAGTGGCAACTGTTGTACCTATTATTGCCTTACCTACAGATGTAGTGACAAGGTTATTGAATGTGTTAGAGGCATTGGTACCTACTCATGGTAGAAGTTCAACTCCTCAGGCTACATTACAGACACAAACACCTTCACAGACTCAGACTTTCGGGAATAAGGAAGTATCCCTACAAGAGTTCCTGAAATTGAAATTACTAAAATTTATAGGTTCTGATAATTCAGCAGATTCTCAATGTTTCTTGGATATGACACTCAAGGCATTACGTGCTATAGGATGTTCTAATGAGAGAGCTGTGGAGCTCGCAGCATACAAACTAGAAGATATGGCCAACACATG CCTGGTGCAAAAATATGTGAGAGACTTTAAGAGATTGGTCCAGACTCCAGATATGGATGTGTCAACATATAACACCAAGTTTT TAGCCTCACAGATGAAGACTTTATCCTACACGGATGCAGTCGATCTTGCTAGCAAAATTGAAAACAAAGGACGTGATGAGCATGCAACTAGTGATTTACATAAGAAGGCCAAGATAGTAGGGTCTTTCAGTGGCAGTTTTAGTAAAAATCGAATAGCAGGAAATCAAGGACAACAACCACAGGGTTCTCAGACAGGGACACACCTATCTTCACAGTCCACATACAGACCACATTACAGACGGGGTAATAGGGGACCATCATCTTCTAGAAATCATAATTTTGGCCAAATATATGCCACTACTCCCATCTGCCAGACCTGTGGTAGATCACATTTGGTCCAATGTCGTGTTCTAATTGGAGAGTGCTTTCGGTGTGGCCAGTTGGGAAATCACTTGAGGGATTGTCCTCAGCCTCCAAGAAATTTCAACCAGGCTTCTATTCAGTCAGTTGCACCTACTCAGACTACTCGTAATACTTCAGGTGCTACATGTACAGGAAATAGAGGTCGAGGTGCTAGAGACCGTGCTATTGTGAATCAAGGACAAGGGAATGCAGATAGAGGTCAGGAAAGAGTTTATGCATTTACTAGACAGGATGTTCATGCCTCGAATGTTGTGGTCTCAGGTATTCTTTCTGTCTGTTCATTTGATACATTTGCTTtgattgatccaggatctactcaCTCCTACTTTTCTTTGAGGTTTAGTAAACAACCTGAGCTATTAAACGATCATTTTCTAGTTTCTACTCCTGTTGGGGAGTCTCTATTAGCTGAATACATGTATCGTGCTTGTCAGATTCGGGTTGAGGGTAGAGATACTCTACCTGACCTCATT GTTCCAGAGACTTTCAAAGTTGTATCTTTTATAAAAGCTCAACGACTTCTGAAGAAAGGTTTCTTGGGTCTCTTAGCTATTGTAAATgatacaagaaaggaaacaattaGTATCGAAAATGTACCAATAGTGAGAGAATTTTCTGATGTATTAACTGAGGATTTTCCAGGATTGCCTCTA GATTTGTTAGATAATAGTTTTATCAGACCGAGTATATCTCCATGGGGTGTACCAGTACTATTCGTAAAGAAGAAAGACGGATccctgagaatgtgcattgactacaggcagttgAATAAGATAACAATATGCAATAAATATCCTTCGCCTCGTATAGATGAcatgtttgatcagttacaagtaGCTGCCCACTTTTCAAGGATTGACCTCCATTCTAGTTatcatcaacttagaatcaaagatgaaggtatttctaagactgctttcagaactcgatacggacactatgagtttcttgtgatgcttTTCGGACTGTTTAATGCTCTAGCTGCATTCATGGATTTAATTAATAGGGTGTTCAAGCCGTTTCTGGATAGATTTGTAATAGTATTTATTAatgatatcctgatatattctCGTAGCCCAAGAGAACACGGGGATCATGTCAGGACTGTTTTGCAAACATTGCGAGAATATCGTCTTTATGCTATGTTCTCGAtgtgtgaattttggctagacTCGGTAGCAATTCTGGGGCATGATATATCTAAAGATGGAATTatggtagatcctaagaagacaGAAGCTGTGCAGAAATAG
- the LOC104247841 gene encoding uncharacterized protein, giving the protein MDNNDEIELVSDNPLGQSVEQESKEIRKLRQQLSDVYQAWVFGRPPPQGPSEGTSTIPQATQTPLHATSDPILAPGYVPNYSLHAAPGTFNMRPPVAPFRNTTLVVSGAPVYTIPPPPPVTRPNNEPLPQVYDSQYYSLNMAFRASAPYNQTPQYESPAENEKLAKTSVPDEMARKVKSLEQNIKNIQGIGGHKSVSFNDLCMFPNIHLPPGFKTPKFEKYDGHGDPIAHLKRYCNKLRGAGGREELLMEYFGESLIGVAS; this is encoded by the coding sequence ATGGATAACAACGATGAAATCGAGTTGGTCAGTGACAATCCGCTGGGTCAGTCAGTTGAGCAAGAGTCGAAAGAAATACGAAAATTGAGACAACAACTGTCAGATGTATATCAAGCTTGGGTTTTCGGTCGACCTCCACCCCAGGGTCCTTCAGAGGGAACATCCACCATACCCCAGGCTACTCAGACACCGCTCCATGCAACGAGCGATCCCATTCTAGCACCAGGCTATGTGCCAAACTATAGCCTCCATGCTGCCCCCGGTACTTTTAATATGCGACCTCCAGTCGCACCGTTTAGGAACACCACTCTAGTTGTGTCTGGCGCACCGGTATATACAATACCACCGCCACCACCTGTGACGAGACCCAACAACGAGCCACTACCTCAGGTTTATGATAGCCAATACTACTCCCTAAATATGGCTTTCAGGGCCTCAGCTCCCTACAATCAGACTCCTCAGTACGAGTCACCAGCGGAAAATGAAAAGCTTGCAAAGACAAGTGTGCCGGATGAGATGGCCAGGAAAGTGAAAAGTCTtgaacaaaacataaagaacatacAGGGAATAGGTGGTCACAAAAGTGTCTCGTTCAATGATCTGTGTATGTTCCCTAACATCCATTTGCCAccaggtttcaagaccccaaaattcgagaagtatgatggacacggtgaccctatcgcccacttgaaaaggtactgcaacAAGCTGAGGGGTGCAGGCGGAagagaagaattgttgatggaaTATTTTGGAGAAAGTCTTATAGGGGTAGCCTCTTAG